The Ptychodera flava strain L36383 chromosome 16, AS_Pfla_20210202, whole genome shotgun sequence region ACATTCACGAATGGAGCAGTTTCAATTCTACAGTGTACTACTAATTATATGCATAGAAAACATCACCAGAATTGTTtgcctttgtttacatttattttgatttaaaGAACATATATGACATTTACATTATTCAGCGATCACTTTTGTTAAATGAATTCAATGAGTGACCAACATTCAGCTTGTACAAGGATTCAGCCCTTGATCTCATGCATGCGGCAGTCGCAAACTCATTGATCGAAGAGATTTCGATTCGGTCAGTATTTGCAACCTATAGGTCCCATTTTTCCTGTAAGTTaataaaaatcaattatcaGAGTTAATCACCATTGCCTCATTATCATAGTTCTATATTTATGTCATGCTATTTCGTATCAAACTATTACAagcatttatttcatgatattgaAACTGGTTCTCCTTATTAGAAGAAAACACTGGATCTTCTACAGAGACAAGAAATATTATTTGCAAATGGCAATGGCAATTTGGCGCAAAGAAATCGAATTCAGAATCTTTAAAAATAACACTGACCGTGTCTCATTTCCGACTCTTTGCACAGTGCTGCAAATTTTCCATTTCTCTTCATCCGTCTCAGTGTTTCGTTGAACCACTTTGTAACATCGTTGTCCTTCCTAGCAGCCAATCCTGCCCCGTCGGGTGTGCAATACATGGTATCTCCGACGGGTACGAAGCCTGCCGGAGTACCCCCGACTATTTCCAAGTGTCCACCCTTGTCATCTTGTACAGGAAATTCGAGAGCAAACACTGCGTCCACCTATTGTTCAGAATGAACGGTCGTGTACACATGTAAGTTAGCAAGAAATGACTGTCACGAATTCCGCTCACATGTAAATggatagtatgcgcctcgagagtgaaagacttaaacttttgcgaaAACTTTCCGTAATGAAACTTTCGAACATTTTCTCATCAAATTAAGAATTGCAACTTTTGGTCctaaacaaacaatcaaaaaaAGACTTGTAAATCTTTCATTTGCCTACCTCGTTCTTTTCCAAAAAGTAGGGTACATCACGTCTTCTCAGGATTATCGGCCTAAACGTTATAGAATCTGTACCAACTACGTTGTGCTTCTTAAGACATCGGGGTTTACTATGCCAACCATCATAGAATACTGAAGAGAGGGAgagcatttcaaaaattgtacTTCTAAAGATTgatattataaaaatatacagTAGCAATGCGGTTTTGTTCTTTTGTCTTTCTACTGATCATGTCAAGTTAACTGTTTACGCCGTCTTCTCTTGAGTTGCAAAATGAACGTGCATTAGTATGAGGGCGGTATATGAATCAttgctttatttcaccagatgctTCACAGTATGTACAATAACGAAAATGGAAAGAAACGGTGTCTTACTGAAGTTGTACAAAgtcaaaaaaagaaagaacatAGCAGTATTGTATAATCTGAAAAAAGTCTAATAGGACTAGTCGAGTTCATGGCCCCTATAAGTATCTGATTCACGTGTACAGAAACAGTAGTCTGACACCGTTTAACAATGTTATAGACTAAAATAGATGAAAACTATGTCCAAACTAGTGGGTGTGGTGTGCAGGTGGTCTCGGTGGAAAATACGCACACAAAGGGCCCGTAATATTTCAAAGTATACATAACGTGACCAACCTATCTTTTTTCCTGTTACATCAGTTGGGTCAAATTTATCGACGTTCTCCTTTTTGACGTAGAAGCGGGAGTTTCCACTGTACCCAATCAGTGAATCAGTCATTGATGCAACGTGTTCCACATTTTTACCTGGCGACACGAAGCAGGCGTCGAACTGTCTGCCAAGTAATCCTGTATTAAAAGaaaaaaccagatgtgaactgaatgtgctcacgtgctTTACAACAGGTTTATttatagtagtacgcttcacagaagaatcagatatctgttatatcattatacgTAGTAGGTTTCCTCAACTTTCGCATAGTACTCTCAAAGTTAAATCaccactttatttaatatgcaaatgagctgtttattaacttgacactgctcaatgttcaAGGgaaaattagatatctatcagatcaacatctgtagcacgcttcattaaatttaattccgcaattttggattaaaattactaattacaaagttcattaaatatgcaaatgaacccttaattaacttgacactgctcaatttTTCTtaggacaattagatatttataagATCAATATCGGTAGCAGggttcaccaaatttggtgccgttatttcagagttatatcactaattacaaagtcaattaaatatgcaaatgaaccccttAATTACCTTCACACTAGTAAATCCTTTACGCCACAGTTAAATATTGAGTTTTGtcactaattataaagttcattaaatatgcaaatgagcagataattgacataacacttacagtatcatcataatattATGAGATTGTcaactgtgaaaagtttcatgaaattttgttcagtgtttctTCAtttatgtcgacactgtcacttctgtctccataggaaaccaataaatgaaaaaagtgatatttctacacttcattaatatgcaagcaacactaaccaaaatTTAATCACTTCTTGCAATTAGGATATGGTatctgtctaccaaatctgacttgaatccgttcaggcgtttttgagttatcatgtaaacagacagacagatagacacaccCATACATACTCAAACACAcacgcgcgcgcacacacacacacacacacacacacacacacgcgcgcgcacgcgcggacagacagacagacaggcatcgctatgacattaacTCACATGTGTGAACACTGAGCTAACAACTTAAGACAACTCGAAGCTAcaacaatgaaatattaaaacacgGACCTAAAAAGACCATATGTTAGCCGAACGGTTCTGTTTGCGGCCTCTGCTGCaaggtgattgggtaccgtgcgttgtgggttcgagcccgATTGAAAACCATCGTATTTCACTGAAGATGCATGTTCAAATACAAAATGTGGTGTGCAATATGACGTTGAGAATGGTTTCTAGTATGctctaaaattcacttgtcaacgcCAATATTGCGTATCATATATGTTCTGTGTTTACGCGCTGAACACCATACTTTTCGATGTGGTTTTTGAATAGGATATTCCATTTTACGAACGAAATAAAATATCGAAAATACGCTGAAAGTTACAGCTAACGGGGCTATACAATAgcatatcaaaaatatttatagaaATTTCGAGGTCAGCATTTGCACATTCAAGGCAGAATGctcttcggggacagatattggtactctcaaagttttacaatattcttttgacataccacttgtaggggatCATTTTGAAGCCTATGAAGTAAGAAGAGTTTTCcccggcttagttttgtgacaatggggaattttattttgccccatttagataacacagggatgcggccattttgaatttcaaatatcggaaattaaaaactatctactgttgattgaccaatcagagtgctcaattcagggtgttttatctacttgtaaagccttggtcaccaaattccagaaacgaatgacagcgccgtagtaaagtactgtccaatcaaaagtgaacatgtcatattctgtagacatccgctacgttttaatattcaaatttggtaacacagcggaaaccagctgcaacacaaaatctgctttgccctagggcatttatataatgtgccctagggcatttataggatgttccattacattggaaggctatttcacaataaaagttttaattcatatcctaaacatgttacattgacaaagggcacggttgacgtaaacacattgaaaacaaaaatatatcagttagaggcgatagtttttaagtcggataaaaccctcgtactcgggctcttctgctatataaagtccaaccctacgataaaatgtctcggcctgcggcctcgacattttatcgttgagttggactttatataccagaagagccctcgttctcgggctttatcctatacgtATCGcgtaataccaaaatttgcacggtgacatcTAATGTtcattctcgattttgaaatagattggttgaaagtttgctcgaGGAAAGTTTGTGCGAAAGTTCAATTCTTTCATTGTCGACTGGCGAACTGCCTGAAGGGCGAAGATCTACTTGCACTTCCAATAATGTTTGTACCAGATGCATAAACTGGACATGCTCCTGTTTAGCGGGATTGGTTCCAGGGATAATGATACTAATTCCACAATTTACCTATTACAGAAATATGCATGTGTAAATTTTGCAAACACTTTTAAACTTATGAGACCATTTTTCAGAAGGGTAAAATCAAAACTCCAAAGCTATTGGACAAATACTTTAGGAAACTTTATTATTTTCACCAAATTTacatggacaaattttgtcatcacTTATACATATCATTTTGGTGATATTAGCGACACGAATAAACATATCAAATTTGTAGGCCATAACACTAGCAGTCCCAGAAAAAGTgacgattttacaaaaaaatgagaaaattggtCGCAAAAATCTACCAATGGAAAATtcttcatattttgaaaaaatcggaCTGAAGTTATCCTTATCatatgcacggatctgagggcgctttctgccatagctttacacaggcacgtgaatgtaggtatatgataaagattaTTAATTAAAACACTTTGAACTGTCGTCGGTTATGAAAAGGTTATGCTTAGCAAGACCTTGAAGTGTTCAAGAATTGTATAGTATCGCCGCGACAAGCCTCATTTTCGAAAAATAAGAAATGCGTCGTAAGATAATTCTGACCTTTCCTCCTATCTGTTCTCCATCCTTGTTTGAAGTTATGCAGTCAGCGTATGGTGTTCttgcaatttgcaaattttgcctGCCTCCTTGcatactgagagagagagagagagagagagagagagagagagagagagagagagagagagagagagagagacactaATATCCGGCATGCCGAACATCGTCTTTATAGGTAGGTGAAAGTAAGTGACGTTCACTTGGACATTACGATTCACACAGTCTTTTAAGTCAGTGGCAAAGACATCTGTGTCAACACAAACCAACAAATCGATGATATGTACTCGCCAGAGAtcaatttgtatacatgtacgcTTAGTGTATTCCTGTCCCTGTTTGCCTTTCAGTGAAGAACGTAACCTAAGCCTCGCATATTCAACATGCTCCGTAAAAATCAATTCACTTATTAAGTTTATTTTACCTTCAAGGACTACATCAACGAAGAATCCCCGCATTTGTCCTCGTTCGTCCCTACAGGAAAATGTAGAACAGTTCGAGAATTATACCAATACAAAGAGTGACAACTGCTCATTGCtgtatattttaacataattgCACGGCAATTCCCTCATTATCATCGGTCATTGTTGCAATGTCTTGAACAAACCGTATACGAGACACGACCTATTGATCTCCTTGGCTTGTTGACTTTCAAATCTCTTCTAATTTATCAGATTACACCAACAAAGCAATGTCTAAACATAAACTTCGACAAACGATAAATGCACGCGATTTGCCATAACTGATCGAAAAAATCGGGAGGGCTTAGAACATGCTGAAGCATGTAATAGGAAAATGTAAGATAGACATAAAAGACATGTCGGTATGAAAAATTTGATTGGACCAAGGGAGAGAAACAGTCAACAGTGCATAATATCAGCGATGCAGTAAAAAGCTTTAAAAAATTATAGTACATCGACAAGCTCATTGTGGACCTTCTGTCTCCTTCGTTTGAACGACCTTTCTGTCAGGATTCCTGACAGCATAATCGCATGGCTGCCCTTCCCTGATAATGTAATATGGCCACGTCAGCGACCAGACCAACCTGTAATACAGTGAGCAGTTGCATCCCCAACCTTCAACCTGGAAAGTGTATACTCGGCCTTTCGACTGGATGTCCTTGGTGGCCTCTGTCATTTCATCTAGGAGCATGCGCAGAAACATCAACGTCTGGGCCAACTGATCACGGCGGTGATTCACCATTCTGACTGCCGCCAACGTTTGGCTGTAACCCAGGTCAAGCTGTTTCAGTTGAAGGAAAAGAATACAAGAGAATGGAGAAATGAAGAAATGCATGAATCAGCGAATGCAtgggtaaataaataaatgaatgaataaataaataaatgccaAGTCCAAATCTCAGTTGACACACCTAAAAAACAATGAGCTAAATGTTCCTTGTTGagcttttaaattttatcaattctcttctgatctaccacttgtaggagttcattttgaagctcttgatgAGAGAAAAGATGTCACAgtcttggtttttcgaaaatcaaattttacttttccttATACAGTTAACGCAGGAATGGAGGACTTTTGGAATTTTAAATATaggtaaatcttaggtaatttgtctctgtaCTACCCAATTTctcacggtgacccctgatttttatttttggtttggtaagagaattgtcGAAAGCTTCATTAAGgaacgtttgagcaaaagtttataaaTAAGTCTTCACTTTCCAGGCGTATATGTTCTTAATCAGGGCGTTTTGTTAAATTATAAAACTTCTTAATACGCTACAATGATAATATTTGTTCGTGTTGTTCTTTATCGAAACTCGTACCGTTTGCGTGATCTATTGGCCTTCAGTTCAAAGGGCATATAGGGGTCAAATCAGGACAATGACAAACTTTATACTTTTATGATGGTTTATTTGCAGGCCAGAGATTTCTTCGTCATAAATCAATCAACAGCATCGGGACCATGCAGCTTAAATGAAACAATGAGGTCAAAATATCATGAACAACGATACAGCTTGAATTAGTCTCAGAGGTAAAATTTCTTATAGCATCTTATTCTGCATACCGTCTGTCTGGCTATCTCTATCTACCTATTGCATCTATCTACCTATtacatctatccatctatctatctatctatctatctatctatctatctatctatctatctatctatcagcTATCtattgtctatctgtctgtctatttctCGATATATTCATCCAAACCTCCCACCTTCATTTATACTAGTAGAAGTCCACGAGATTCTTTGATACGTTTTAGGAAAGAGGCTAGGACATTGCAAGCGGAGT contains the following coding sequences:
- the LOC139114874 gene encoding uncharacterized protein, which produces MTDSLIGYSGNSRFYVKKENVDKFDPTDVTGKKIVFYDGWHSKPRCLKKHNVVGTDSITFRPIILRRRDVPYFLEKNEVDAVFALEFPVQDDKGGHLEIVGGTPAGFVPVGDTMYCTPDGAGLAARKDNDVTKWFNETLRRMKRNGKFAALCKESEMRHGKMGPIGCKY
- the LOC139114963 gene encoding uncharacterized protein, whose translation is MHGALWRGYSEAGTADDSSETLACRAVVACTFQPPRSFVLCAQSHQLQDQFLGSVSKPMFLLDNAGSHPILRALLSDRVPTSTVRVMMTRYLTELDLGYSQTLAAVRMVNHRRDQLAQTLMFLRMLLDEMTEATKDIQSKGRVYTFQVEGWGCNCSLYYRDERGQMRGFFVDVVLEVCKEAGKICKLQEHHTLTA